The Longimicrobium terrae genome segment GTCGCGGCAGAAGGCGCTGCTGGAGAAGTTCGGGTCGATGCGCAACGTGGCCGCCGCCTCCGAGGCGGAGATCGCGGCGCTGCCGGGGTTCGGGCCGTCGCTGGCGCGCAAGGTTCTGGAGGCCGTGCGCCCCGATGCCAAGGGCGGCGCGGGGCAGGGAACGGCGGCGGCGTAGGACGGCTTCCCTGCGACGGGTCGGGGAACCGGAGAAAAGGTGCGTGTTGGATGGTGTGGCGCATGCTGAGGCACCCCTCACCCCCCAACCCCCTCTCCCGCAAGCGGGAGAGGGGGAGCCGTTCGGCGCGAACGAGCGATTCGGCTCGCGTCCTCAGTTCCGTTGCGGTTGAAGCCCCGAACGGTGCGCGAATAGCGCCGTGTCGGGGCTTTCCGCTTTTCGAGCGGCGGATTCATTCGCTCAACATACTCGGCTTTCTGCGCCGATCTCCGTGTCCCGCACCAAAGCGTCCGCCGCCACAACCCTCCCCCAGTCTTTTTGGGGGAGGGTGGGCCGGTGGTGCCGGCCCGGGTGGGGGCCGCCCGCGACGCTGGCGCATCGCACGGAAATCATCCTCCGCCGGGGCTCACCCATGCCCCGCACGCGTGCGCGTACACTTCGTGCGTAGGGGGCGCGCGGCGGGAAAACCGCACTGTACACGACCCGAACCGAATAAAGGCTGGGATGAAGATCGCCGTGCTGATGGGGGGAACGAGCGCCGAACGCGAGGTGTCACTGGCTTCGGGCGCCGCGATCGTCAAGGCGCTCCGCGAAAAGGGGCACGAGGTCGCCACCGTGGATACGGCCCGCGGCTTCGTGAGCCCGGACCAGGAAGCCAGCCTTCTTCCCGGCGGCGTGCACTCCGCGCCGCCCGCCGCGGTGGAGCAGGCGCTGCCGCTGGTGGAACTCGGCAACATCCCGCAGCTGCGCGAGGCCGAAATCGCCTTTCTGGCCCTGCACGGCGGCGACGGCGAAGACGGCACCATCCAGGCGCTGCTGGACGTGCTGGGCATCCGCTACACCGGCTCCGGCCCGCTGGGCTCCGGCATCGCCATGGACAAGGACGTCAGCAAGCGCCTGCTGCGCGACTCGCAGGTGCCCACGCTCCCCTGGCGCGTGGCGCGGGCTCCGGACTTCGCGTACGATCCCGACACCATCGAGGACCTGGTGGGGCTGCCCTGCATCGTCAAGCCGTCGCGGCAGGGCTCCAGTGTGGGCATCCACATCGTCAACGACCGCTCGGAGCTGGAGGCCGCCGTCCGCGACGCCGCCCAGTACGACACCGAGGTCATGATCGAGCGCTTCGCCAAGGGGCGCGAGCTCACCGTGGGCATCCTGGGCGACCAGGCGCTTCCGCCGGTGGAAATCCGCCCCAAGAAGGGCATCTACGACTACGAAAGCAAGTACACGCCGGGAATGACGGAGTACCTGTGCCCGGCGCCGCTGGACGAGGAGATCGTGTCGCAGCTGCAGGCGTACGCGCTGCGCGCCTTCAAGGTGCTCAAGCTGCGGGGCTACGCGCGAATCGACTTCATCCTGGCCAAGGAACAGCTGTGGTGCCTGGAGGCCAACACCCTGCCGGGAATGACGGCCACCAGCCTGCTTCCCAAGGGCGCCAACGCCATCGGCATCGCCTTTCCCGAGCTCTGCGAACGCATCGCCACTTCGTCGCTGAAGTGATTTCCGGGTAGCGGACCGGAGGCGCGCGACTGGTGTAGAGGAGGGCCGAGCGCCCCTCTGCACCGGGAGCGCGCCTCCTGTTTTCCCTTGTTCACGTCGGCTTCGATCAATGGCTTACCGGGATTCGTACGGGGGCTTCGGCGGAGTGTCGGTCACCCCCTGGGTCAAGCGCCTGCTGATCGCCAACACGGCGGTCTTCCTGGCCCTGTTCATCATGGACCTGATCCCCGCCACGCGCGGGTTCACCCCCCTGTATCTGGCGTTCCGGCCGCGCAGCTTCATCACGCAGCCGTGGACGCTGGTCACCTACTCGTTCGTCCACGCGGGAATCTGGCACCTGCTGGGCAACATGCTCACGCTCTTCTTCTTCGGCCCGCCGCTGGAAGAACGCTGGGGCGGCCGCGGGTTTCTGAAGTACTACGCGGTCGCGGTACTGGGCGGCGCGCTGCTGTCGGCGGCGCTGTATCCGGTGGATCCGGCGGCGGCCATCGTGGGCGCGTCGGCGGGAACGCTGGGGCTGATGCTGGCGTTCGCGATGATCTGGCCGGACATGCTGATCCACATCTGGGGGATCTTTCCGGTCAAGGCCAAGTGGCTGGTGGCCGGTCTGGCGGTCATCAACCTGATGATGGCGGTCAGCCCGGGCAGCAACGGAACCGCGGTTCTGGCGCACCTGGGGGGAATGGCCGCCGGATTCCTGCTGCTCAAGAGCCCGTGGGCGCCGCCGGCGTGGGGCGAGATGGCGTCGGTGGTGAGCCGCGGGCAACCGGTGCGACGGGGCGGGGCGCTGGTGCCATGGACGCCGCGCAAGGCCGAGGCGCCCCGTGCGCCCGCCGGCACCGCAACGCAGGCGCGCCCGGCCGCGACCGGGAGAAAGAAGGCCGCCTCCGCCGAGCGCGAACTGCTGGACGACGTGGATCGCATTCTCGACAAGATCTCGTCGCAGGGACTGGCGTCGCTTACGGAGGATGAACGCCAGCGCCTGGACGAAGTCAGCCGCCGCTACCGTACCAACTGACCGCGGCTTCGATCATCTGAAAGCCCGCTCCCCAATCCGGGGGGCGGGCTTTCTGTTGTCCATCAATGTGGAAAAGCGGGAACGGCGGAGTTCCTGTGGATAACGTGCGCCGGGCCGGAGTTATCCCCAACTGTGGAGAACTCGGCGGGATGCGACACGATCAGCGCTGGCTGAAGACGTGGCCCGCAAGGATGGCCAGGAACGGGCGATC includes the following:
- a CDS encoding D-alanine--D-alanine ligase encodes the protein MKIAVLMGGTSAEREVSLASGAAIVKALREKGHEVATVDTARGFVSPDQEASLLPGGVHSAPPAAVEQALPLVELGNIPQLREAEIAFLALHGGDGEDGTIQALLDVLGIRYTGSGPLGSGIAMDKDVSKRLLRDSQVPTLPWRVARAPDFAYDPDTIEDLVGLPCIVKPSRQGSSVGIHIVNDRSELEAAVRDAAQYDTEVMIERFAKGRELTVGILGDQALPPVEIRPKKGIYDYESKYTPGMTEYLCPAPLDEEIVSQLQAYALRAFKVLKLRGYARIDFILAKEQLWCLEANTLPGMTATSLLPKGANAIGIAFPELCERIATSSLK
- a CDS encoding rhomboid family protein is translated as MAYRDSYGGFGGVSVTPWVKRLLIANTAVFLALFIMDLIPATRGFTPLYLAFRPRSFITQPWTLVTYSFVHAGIWHLLGNMLTLFFFGPPLEERWGGRGFLKYYAVAVLGGALLSAALYPVDPAAAIVGASAGTLGLMLAFAMIWPDMLIHIWGIFPVKAKWLVAGLAVINLMMAVSPGSNGTAVLAHLGGMAAGFLLLKSPWAPPAWGEMASVVSRGQPVRRGGALVPWTPRKAEAPRAPAGTATQARPAATGRKKAASAERELLDDVDRILDKISSQGLASLTEDERQRLDEVSRRYRTN